One stretch of Nocardia mangyaensis DNA includes these proteins:
- a CDS encoding nitrate ABC transporter substrate-binding protein, giving the protein MTAATVSACVAALVGCADSSSPSSSAQALPPAPAEYNLASVCPENVVVQLQWQPSSDMAGVIGLMGPGYSVNTDQKSASGPLVYDGKDTGVRITLRAGGPAIGFQSVPSAMYVDDSITLGLVHGDQLVAAGTRQRVVAVTPLLQYNPSILMWDSAQHPDWRTIADIGKSDATVVVSKDQIFPQWLVAKGLLKQSQIDTGYDGAPARFVGDPSIAQQGFANSEPYVYEHKTPSWNKPVAYAMVHDAGYDVYASNVSVRPDKLEALTPCLQKLVPMIQHTGKNYVNTPDEINTTVTDWVAQDGSFYPYSVAEAAYSAQTLKDKKIIAPDSAGVWGGYDMAKVQKSIDELIPVLNTGGSGLPARISATDLYSTQFIDVNVR; this is encoded by the coding sequence ATGACGGCGGCCACCGTCTCCGCATGCGTCGCCGCACTTGTCGGCTGCGCTGATTCGAGTTCGCCGTCGAGTTCCGCGCAGGCGCTGCCGCCCGCACCTGCGGAGTACAACCTCGCCTCGGTCTGTCCCGAGAACGTAGTGGTGCAGCTGCAGTGGCAACCCTCGTCGGATATGGCAGGCGTTATCGGCTTGATGGGCCCCGGTTACAGCGTGAACACGGATCAAAAGTCCGCTTCGGGCCCGCTCGTCTACGACGGCAAGGACACGGGGGTTCGCATTACTTTGCGTGCGGGCGGCCCCGCGATCGGATTCCAGTCGGTGCCGTCGGCGATGTATGTGGACGACAGCATCACTCTCGGATTGGTGCACGGCGACCAACTTGTGGCGGCCGGGACAAGGCAGCGTGTCGTCGCAGTTACCCCGCTACTGCAGTACAATCCGTCGATTCTGATGTGGGACAGTGCACAACATCCCGACTGGCGCACGATCGCTGACATCGGAAAGTCGGACGCGACCGTTGTCGTTTCCAAGGACCAGATCTTCCCGCAATGGCTCGTAGCCAAAGGACTTCTCAAACAAAGCCAGATCGATACAGGGTACGACGGTGCGCCTGCGCGTTTCGTCGGCGATCCGTCGATAGCCCAACAGGGATTCGCCAACTCGGAACCCTATGTCTACGAGCACAAGACGCCATCGTGGAACAAGCCGGTCGCGTATGCGATGGTGCATGACGCCGGTTACGACGTCTACGCGTCGAACGTCAGCGTGCGACCCGACAAATTGGAAGCACTGACACCGTGCCTGCAGAAACTCGTGCCGATGATCCAGCACACCGGCAAGAATTACGTGAACACGCCCGACGAAATCAACACGACCGTCACCGATTGGGTGGCGCAGGATGGTTCGTTCTATCCGTACAGCGTCGCCGAGGCGGCCTATTCGGCGCAGACTCTCAAAGACAAGAAGATTATCGCCCCAGACTCGGCAGGTGTGTGGGGCGGCTACGACATGGCGAAGGTGCAAAAGTCCATCGACGAGTTGATCCCGGTGCTCAACACGGGAGGGTCAGGTCTGCCCGCACGAATTTCCGCAACTGATCTGTATTCGACGCAGTTCATCGACGTGAACGTGCGGTAG
- a CDS encoding isopenicillin N synthase family dioxygenase — MFTVPIIDISPYADPASTPAQRAEVARQLDEAATNVGFMQVVGHGIAQESIDRLTAALDAFYDLPLEVKKNYARQGENRGYSPPKSESLSMSLGVAAANQMNDFYEAFTVGSEGSWYEVDELPVVSYPTNTWPDDTVEQFRPAIEHWFTQTRHLSRILLHAFTDALGLPAGYFDDLTDHSIDALKMNNYTLPEGEIELAGELTGMGAHTDFGILTVLWADRVPGLQVLDRTGMWHDVQPEEGALIVNLGDAMARWTNDRWLSTMHRVDPPVVDGRIIRRRSAAFFFDGNFDAVIETLPGCSGTDRPGYPPITIAENINAKLAGMKQGVAPRDAEREAQRLATAQSAR, encoded by the coding sequence ATGTTCACAGTGCCGATCATCGACATCTCGCCGTACGCCGACCCGGCGAGCACCCCGGCACAGCGCGCCGAGGTCGCTCGCCAACTCGACGAAGCCGCTACCAACGTCGGTTTCATGCAGGTCGTCGGGCACGGCATCGCGCAGGAGTCCATCGACCGCCTCACCGCGGCACTCGACGCCTTCTACGACCTACCACTCGAGGTCAAGAAGAACTACGCACGTCAGGGAGAGAATCGAGGTTACAGCCCCCCCAAGAGCGAGTCGCTCAGCATGAGCCTGGGTGTCGCCGCGGCCAACCAGATGAACGATTTCTACGAGGCGTTCACCGTGGGCTCGGAAGGTTCTTGGTACGAAGTCGACGAGTTGCCCGTGGTGAGCTACCCCACGAACACGTGGCCCGACGACACCGTCGAGCAGTTCAGGCCGGCCATCGAGCACTGGTTCACGCAGACACGCCACCTGTCCCGGATTCTGCTGCACGCGTTCACCGACGCGCTCGGTCTGCCCGCAGGCTACTTCGACGACCTCACCGATCATTCGATCGACGCATTGAAGATGAACAACTACACCCTGCCGGAGGGGGAGATCGAACTCGCTGGTGAGCTCACCGGGATGGGCGCGCACACCGATTTCGGCATCCTCACCGTCCTCTGGGCCGACCGCGTCCCCGGACTGCAGGTACTCGACCGCACGGGCATGTGGCACGACGTGCAGCCCGAGGAGGGCGCGCTGATCGTGAACCTTGGTGACGCGATGGCGCGTTGGACCAACGACCGCTGGTTGTCGACCATGCACCGCGTCGATCCGCCTGTCGTCGACGGCAGGATCATCCGACGTCGTTCGGCGGCGTTCTTCTTCGACGGCAACTTCGACGCAGTCATCGAGACCCTGCCGGGCTGCTCAGGCACCGATCGGCCAGGGTATCCGCCGATCACCATCGCGGAGAACATCAACGCCAAGCTGGCCGGGATGAAGCAGGGTGTAGCACCGAGGGATGCCGAACGGGAAGCGCAGCGGCTGGCCACGGCACAGTCTGCACGGTAG
- a CDS encoding amidohydrolase family protein, protein MISAIKTTDVLSDVSVFTGGKWREHSDIHIVGGIVTDIVPAAVRGSETRHVIPGFVNAHTHLQQSLMRGMAENTGLLEWLQLIGTETVRITPERAYLATVSAALELLRSGTTTVVEHMWPSPSSEVHQAVVRGLRDTGIRAVLGRGIADRADASRRWGFEPALLSPIDDVLDHVTELIELTAGSTISLALAVPNPRSISVQGLAATREYADSHDIPVMIHLLETSVDDVMCREHVGKGAVEFLDTAGFLWPRLLAVHCVELDGPGQELLSERGVAVAYNPVCNMRMGSGVAPVPAMLERGMNVGLGVDGAASNDTQDMFQAFRIGSYLQRVAHKRADIMGFAEMVDIACGGANGNLGLPTVKGGVTIGAPADLTVVRFDRDYATLPVRDAGAMILTAGSAAIVDSVLVDGEVVFRDGRSTRVDEDALTKELAGLDV, encoded by the coding sequence ATGATCTCAGCGATCAAGACAACGGACGTACTATCCGACGTTTCAGTGTTCACAGGCGGAAAATGGCGCGAGCACAGTGATATTCACATCGTTGGCGGCATTGTCACGGACATTGTTCCAGCCGCCGTGCGCGGCTCCGAAACCCGGCACGTGATACCGGGTTTCGTCAACGCGCACACTCATCTGCAGCAATCACTCATGCGCGGTATGGCCGAGAACACAGGTCTGCTCGAATGGTTACAGCTGATCGGCACCGAGACCGTCCGGATCACCCCGGAGCGCGCGTACTTGGCAACGGTATCCGCAGCCTTGGAGTTGTTGCGGTCGGGAACGACAACCGTGGTCGAACATATGTGGCCGTCGCCGTCATCCGAGGTACACCAAGCGGTCGTAAGAGGGCTGCGCGACACTGGAATACGTGCGGTATTGGGCCGGGGCATCGCCGATCGCGCCGATGCGTCCCGTCGCTGGGGTTTCGAGCCGGCCTTGTTGTCGCCGATCGACGATGTGCTCGACCACGTGACCGAACTGATCGAACTGACCGCTGGGTCGACGATCTCCTTGGCTCTCGCGGTGCCCAATCCCCGATCGATCTCCGTGCAAGGGTTGGCGGCTACGCGCGAGTACGCGGACAGCCATGACATTCCGGTGATGATTCATCTCCTCGAGACGAGTGTCGATGACGTCATGTGCAGAGAGCACGTGGGGAAGGGTGCGGTCGAATTCCTCGACACCGCCGGGTTTCTCTGGCCGAGGCTGCTGGCCGTGCACTGCGTCGAGCTGGACGGTCCGGGGCAGGAGCTACTGTCCGAACGCGGCGTCGCGGTGGCATACAACCCCGTCTGCAACATGCGGATGGGCAGTGGAGTCGCCCCCGTCCCCGCCATGTTGGAGCGAGGGATGAATGTCGGTCTCGGCGTCGACGGAGCAGCGAGCAACGACACCCAGGATATGTTCCAGGCATTCCGGATCGGGTCCTATCTTCAGCGGGTAGCACACAAACGGGCGGATATTATGGGATTCGCCGAAATGGTCGACATCGCGTGCGGAGGCGCCAATGGGAACCTCGGGTTGCCGACGGTCAAGGGCGGCGTAACCATCGGTGCGCCAGCGGATCTCACCGTTGTTCGATTCGACCGTGATTACGCGACCCTACCGGTGCGCGACGCGGGCGCGATGATCCTCACCGCCGGTAGCGCGGCAATCGTCGACTCTGTCCTGGTCGACGGTGAGGTGGTATTCCGCGATGGTAGGAGCACACGCGTAGACGAGGACGCGCTGACCAAAGAGCTCGCCGGGCTGGACGTCTGA
- a CDS encoding isopenicillin N synthase family dioxygenase: protein MFNVPVIDISAYVDPQSTAAQRAEVARALDEAATTVGFMQIVGHGVPAAAVEGLTEAFDAFYALPLGVKKSYMPRAGENRGYSPPKSESLSMSLGVANANQMNDYFEAFTVGAGRSSYPQRLNLPESSYPENLWPDDVVPAFRPGVEEWFGHARDVSRKLLRGFTDGLGLPTDYFDDLVDHSIDVLNLNNYALPEGEIELAGELTGMGAHTDFGILTILWADQVPGLQILDPDGVWQDVQPADGALIVNLGDAMARWTNDRWVSTIHRVDPPIVDGRIIRRRSAAFFFDGNFDAVIETLPGCARTDRPEYSPITVAENINAKLAGLRAGIAPTDASREAQRLTSALGAARSDTQAV from the coding sequence ATGTTCAACGTTCCGGTCATCGACATCTCCGCCTATGTCGATCCGCAGAGCACAGCCGCGCAGCGCGCCGAGGTCGCGCGTGCGCTCGACGAGGCTGCTACCACAGTCGGTTTCATGCAGATCGTCGGCCATGGCGTTCCAGCGGCTGCGGTCGAGGGGCTCACTGAGGCGTTCGACGCGTTCTATGCGCTGCCATTGGGTGTCAAAAAGAGCTATATGCCGCGCGCAGGTGAGAACCGCGGCTACAGCCCCCCGAAGAGCGAGTCGTTGAGCATGAGCCTCGGAGTGGCGAACGCCAACCAGATGAACGACTATTTCGAGGCATTCACCGTCGGTGCCGGCCGCTCGTCGTACCCGCAGCGATTGAATCTGCCGGAGTCCAGTTACCCGGAGAACCTGTGGCCCGATGATGTCGTGCCCGCTTTCCGGCCCGGGGTGGAAGAATGGTTCGGCCACGCACGGGATGTGTCCCGAAAGCTGTTGCGTGGCTTCACCGATGGCCTCGGGCTTCCCACCGACTACTTCGACGACCTGGTGGATCATTCGATCGACGTGCTGAACCTGAACAACTACGCACTTCCCGAAGGAGAGATCGAACTCGCGGGTGAGTTGACCGGGATGGGGGCGCACACCGATTTCGGAATTCTGACGATTCTGTGGGCTGATCAGGTGCCTGGACTACAGATTCTGGATCCGGACGGTGTGTGGCAGGATGTGCAACCCGCGGATGGCGCCCTGATCGTCAATCTCGGAGATGCCATGGCGCGATGGACAAATGACCGATGGGTCTCGACGATTCACCGCGTCGACCCGCCGATCGTCGACGGTCGCATCATTCGTCGGCGATCGGCGGCGTTCTTCTTCGACGGCAACTTCGACGCGGTCATCGAAACACTGCCCGGATGTGCGCGGACCGACCGTCCTGAGTACTCGCCGATCACTGTCGCCGAGAACATCAATGCCAAACTGGCTGGGTTGCGGGCAGGGATCGCGCCGACCGACGCCTCTCGCGAAGCACAACGTCTCACTTCAGCTCTCGGGGCGGCTCGCAGCGACACACAGGCCGTCTGA
- a CDS encoding response regulator transcription factor family protein, which translates to MYDPARCQSKEVPLRTLREVVDGPLVDIAARLSRCLSGHWPHLALVIFTRECSGRPRKVAGPAEIVDRIAIAELEALKATVEPGDSRADEVVLAGARRWVWVVRDRCDTLLVLMPRQREPVPLQHELVAVFGMVATSISQQVAQASPDYLAESRAASAARARAISELTAAHEAVLAGLLVTLRAPGLDDAQARAAATSAASVALIALRSGEASDRTLSEEPPAAAFERLHRELEPLLHRRTITAEFDAPPVDGRRLPGEIAHGARAMTQSAVLVFTAQPDLERLRIAWTSDTDRLVVDIRDSAAGQLDTAALTRSLAGRARTLRAEFDIEVVAGWGSRVRVRIPLDPPVAAVERAELSALNRREREVLARVSAGMRNKAIADDLGIAESTVKFHVAGLLKKLAVSSRGEAAVIGIRTGLTASFDSAQP; encoded by the coding sequence GTGTATGACCCGGCGAGATGTCAGTCGAAGGAAGTGCCGCTGCGGACTCTGCGGGAGGTGGTCGACGGTCCGCTGGTTGACATCGCGGCGCGGCTGTCACGGTGTCTGTCCGGGCACTGGCCACATCTGGCGCTGGTGATCTTCACCCGGGAATGTAGCGGTCGGCCGCGCAAGGTCGCGGGACCGGCCGAGATCGTCGACCGGATCGCCATCGCCGAACTCGAGGCGCTGAAGGCCACCGTCGAGCCCGGCGACTCCCGCGCCGACGAGGTGGTGCTCGCTGGTGCCCGGCGATGGGTGTGGGTGGTCCGTGACCGCTGTGACACGCTGCTGGTATTGATGCCACGCCAGCGCGAACCGGTGCCGCTTCAACATGAACTCGTAGCCGTTTTCGGCATGGTGGCGACATCGATCAGTCAGCAGGTGGCACAAGCCAGCCCCGACTATCTCGCCGAATCCCGGGCCGCGTCGGCAGCCAGAGCGCGGGCGATCAGCGAGCTGACCGCAGCGCACGAGGCGGTGCTCGCAGGTCTGCTGGTCACGCTGCGTGCGCCCGGTCTCGACGACGCGCAGGCCAGAGCCGCCGCGACCTCGGCAGCGTCAGTGGCGTTGATCGCGCTGCGATCCGGCGAAGCCTCCGATCGCACACTGTCGGAAGAACCGCCCGCGGCGGCGTTCGAACGGTTGCATCGCGAGCTGGAGCCGCTGCTGCACCGCCGGACGATCACCGCGGAGTTCGACGCGCCGCCCGTCGACGGGCGGCGACTACCGGGCGAGATCGCCCACGGTGCCCGGGCCATGACCCAGTCCGCGGTACTGGTCTTCACGGCACAACCCGATCTCGAACGCCTGCGCATCGCCTGGACGTCCGACACGGACCGGCTGGTTGTCGACATCCGCGACAGCGCGGCCGGACAACTCGACACCGCCGCGCTGACCCGGAGTCTCGCGGGTCGGGCGCGGACGCTGCGCGCGGAGTTCGACATCGAGGTGGTAGCGGGTTGGGGGAGCCGGGTGCGCGTGCGGATACCGCTCGACCCGCCGGTCGCCGCCGTCGAACGGGCGGAATTGAGTGCGCTGAACCGGCGCGAACGTGAAGTGCTGGCCCGAGTGTCGGCCGGAATGCGGAACAAGGCGATCGCCGACGACCTCGGGATCGCGGAAAGCACGGTCAAGTTCCACGTCGCTGGTCTGTTGAAGAAGCTCGCCGTGTCGTCTCGCGGCGAGGCCGCTGTCATCGGAATTCGAACTGGACTCACCGCGAGCTTCGATTCAGCCCAGCCGTGA
- a CDS encoding S-(hydroxymethyl)mycothiol dehydrogenase, whose amino-acid sequence MPQQVRGIIARKPGAPVELTDIVIPDPGPGEVVVAVAACGVCHTDLTYREGGINDQFPFLLGHEAAGTVESVGAGVDSVEVGDFVVLNWRAVCGRCRACKRGRPQYCFDTFNATQKMTLTDGTELTPALGIGAFADKTLVHAGQCTKVDPAADPAVAGLIGCGVMAGLGAAVNTGAVGRGDSVAVIGCGGVGDAAIVGARLAGASTIIAVDRDEQKLAWARELGATHTVNATTADTVAAVRELTGGFGADVVIDAVGRPETWRQAFYARDLAGTVVLVGVPTPDMRLEMPLIDFFSRGGSLKSSWYGDCLPERDFPMLIDLYLQGRLPLERFVSERIALEDVEQAFHTMHEGRVLRSVVVL is encoded by the coding sequence ATGCCGCAGCAGGTTCGCGGAATCATCGCCAGGAAGCCGGGCGCCCCGGTCGAACTGACCGACATCGTCATCCCCGATCCGGGGCCGGGCGAGGTCGTCGTCGCGGTCGCGGCGTGCGGGGTGTGCCACACCGACCTGACCTACCGCGAGGGCGGCATCAACGACCAGTTCCCGTTCCTGCTCGGCCACGAGGCCGCGGGCACCGTCGAAAGTGTCGGCGCGGGTGTCGATTCCGTCGAAGTCGGCGACTTCGTCGTCCTGAACTGGCGGGCGGTGTGCGGGCGATGCCGGGCCTGCAAACGCGGCCGGCCGCAGTACTGTTTCGACACCTTCAACGCCACGCAGAAGATGACGCTCACCGACGGCACCGAGCTGACCCCCGCGCTCGGCATCGGCGCGTTCGCCGACAAGACACTCGTCCACGCCGGACAGTGCACCAAGGTCGACCCCGCCGCCGACCCCGCCGTCGCGGGCTTGATCGGCTGCGGTGTGATGGCCGGACTCGGCGCCGCGGTGAACACCGGCGCTGTGGGCCGCGGCGACTCGGTCGCGGTGATCGGCTGCGGCGGTGTCGGCGATGCCGCCATCGTCGGCGCGCGGCTGGCGGGCGCATCCACGATCATCGCCGTGGACCGCGACGAGCAGAAGCTGGCCTGGGCCCGCGAGCTGGGTGCCACCCATACCGTGAACGCCACCACCGCCGACACCGTCGCCGCCGTCCGAGAACTCACCGGCGGGTTCGGTGCGGATGTGGTCATCGACGCGGTGGGCAGGCCCGAGACCTGGCGTCAGGCGTTCTACGCCCGCGACCTCGCCGGCACTGTCGTCCTCGTGGGTGTCCCCACTCCTGATATGCGCCTGGAGATGCCGCTGATCGACTTCTTCTCCCGCGGCGGATCCCTGAAATCCTCCTGGTACGGCGATTGCCTGCCCGAGCGCGACTTCCCGATGCTGATCGACCTCTACCTGCAGGGCCGGTTGCCGCTGGAGCGGTTCGTCTCCGAACGCATCGCCCTCGAGGATGTGGAGCAGGCCTTCCACACCATGCACGAGGGCCGGGTACTGCGCTCGGTTGTCGTGCTGTGA
- a CDS encoding MBL fold metallo-hydrolase, translating to MSGALRIDRVVTSGVFELDGGRWEVDNNVWVVGDDHEVVVIDAAHEATPIMDTIAGRNVVAVVCTHGHNDHVTFAPQLGEDVYAPVLLHPGDDPLWQLTHPDSKYWSLHDGQRIAVAGTELHVIHAPGHSPGSVCLHLPEADALFSGDTLFAGGPGATGRSFSDFPTIIDSLRDRLLTLPGHTSVYTGHGEATTIDTEAPHLEGWIARGF from the coding sequence GTGAGCGGCGCGCTGCGCATCGACCGGGTGGTGACGTCGGGGGTGTTCGAACTCGACGGCGGCCGTTGGGAAGTCGACAACAATGTGTGGGTCGTCGGTGACGACCACGAGGTCGTCGTCATCGACGCCGCCCATGAGGCGACGCCGATCATGGACACCATCGCCGGACGCAATGTCGTCGCGGTGGTGTGCACCCACGGACACAACGACCACGTGACGTTCGCACCGCAACTCGGCGAGGATGTCTACGCACCGGTGCTGCTCCACCCCGGCGACGACCCGCTCTGGCAGCTCACCCATCCGGACAGCAAATACTGGTCACTGCACGACGGACAGCGGATCGCGGTGGCGGGCACCGAACTTCACGTCATCCACGCGCCCGGCCACTCGCCCGGGTCGGTCTGCCTGCATCTGCCCGAGGCGGACGCGCTGTTCTCCGGCGATACCTTGTTTGCCGGTGGGCCGGGTGCGACGGGGCGAAGCTTCTCCGATTTCCCCACCATCATCGACTCGCTTCGTGATCGCCTGCTGACGCTACCCGGCCACACGAGCGTCTATACCGGTCACGGCGAGGCCACGACGATCGATACCGAAGCGCCACATCTCGAGGGATGGATAGCACGCGGCTTCTGA
- a CDS encoding dihydrolipoamide acetyltransferase family protein: MPDIVMPRLSDTMEDGVVSVWLKKVGDQITRGEIVAEIETDKALMELEAYEDGILESILAEPGVRVAIGEPIATVGDGTGSVAAPTNANSAVPTVAPTVEATAPAVASQDSHADLRRTRVVKSSPLARKIARERQVDIDTVVGTGPGGRVTKRDVEAAHSSEPDAPADTRELSRAASAVAVQQVAGSGDYEEVALTNIQRVSATRLTESKQQAPHFYVTSAIDVTDLFAFRAQINATLDVGKVSVNDLLVKAVAVALRQDGSINVSFAGDSLLRHRQIHIGVAVATPMGLLVPVIRDADRKSVSEIATESRDKATRARDRKLRAEEMSGGTFTISNLGMFGIEQFTAVINSPESAILAVGAAADELRLDNDEVVARKILRVTLSADHRAIDGALAAQFLATLKELVENPLRIVA; the protein is encoded by the coding sequence ATGCCTGACATCGTCATGCCCCGGCTCTCCGACACCATGGAAGACGGTGTCGTCTCCGTCTGGCTCAAGAAGGTCGGTGACCAGATCACCCGCGGTGAGATCGTCGCCGAAATCGAGACCGACAAGGCACTGATGGAGCTCGAAGCGTACGAGGACGGGATCCTCGAGTCGATCCTCGCCGAGCCGGGCGTTCGCGTCGCGATCGGTGAACCGATCGCGACGGTCGGTGACGGCACCGGATCGGTTGCGGCACCGACGAATGCGAACAGTGCCGTGCCGACGGTCGCGCCGACCGTTGAGGCGACTGCGCCAGCCGTTGCGTCACAGGATTCGCACGCCGACCTGCGCCGGACCAGGGTGGTCAAATCCTCGCCACTGGCCCGCAAGATAGCGCGCGAGCGGCAGGTCGATATCGACACCGTCGTCGGCACCGGTCCGGGCGGGCGAGTCACGAAACGCGACGTGGAGGCGGCGCACAGCAGCGAGCCCGACGCACCCGCCGACACCCGAGAGCTCTCGCGTGCGGCGAGTGCCGTTGCTGTACAACAGGTCGCGGGGTCCGGGGACTACGAGGAAGTCGCGCTGACGAACATCCAGCGTGTCTCGGCGACTCGACTCACCGAGAGCAAGCAGCAGGCACCGCACTTCTACGTCACCAGCGCGATCGACGTGACCGATTTGTTCGCCTTCCGGGCACAGATCAACGCGACGCTGGACGTCGGCAAGGTCAGTGTGAACGATCTGCTCGTCAAGGCGGTCGCCGTCGCCTTGCGTCAGGACGGTTCGATCAACGTCAGCTTCGCTGGTGACTCACTGTTGCGGCACAGGCAGATCCACATCGGCGTCGCGGTGGCGACACCGATGGGACTGCTCGTTCCGGTGATTCGTGACGCCGACCGTAAAAGCGTGTCCGAGATCGCGACCGAGAGCCGTGACAAGGCAACCCGCGCCCGTGACCGCAAGCTTCGTGCCGAGGAGATGTCGGGCGGCACCTTCACCATCTCCAACCTCGGCATGTTCGGCATCGAGCAATTCACCGCGGTCATCAACTCGCCCGAATCCGCGATTCTCGCGGTCGGCGCGGCAGCCGACGAACTACGTCTGGACAACGACGAAGTCGTCGCGCGCAAGATCCTGCGCGTGACCCTGTCCGCCGACCACCGTGCCATCGACGGCGCGCTCGCAGCCCAATTCCTCGCAACCTTGAAGGAGCTCGTCGAAAACCCCTTGCGGATTGTCGCGTAA
- a CDS encoding alpha-ketoacid dehydrogenase subunit beta, with the protein MTYREALRETLREEMRRDDNVFLIGEEIGVFEGSYKITAGLLKEFGEKRVRDTPIAEEGFVGAAIGAAMLGLRPVVEIMTINFSLLALDQIVNHAAKIYGMFGGQTSVPMVIRTPGGGGQQLGATHSQNIELYYAFVPGLKVVAPSTPADARALLQAAIEDDDPVLFLENLSLYNTKGEVPEDLPPIQIGKAAVTRTGTDITLIGYSRMATVASEVAERCAGEGISVEVIDLRSLRPLDRDTIVASVRKTGCAVIGEDDWLTYGIGAEIAASISDGAFDYLDAPVRRVAMAEVPLPYAKPLEKLALPSAESLYTAVKETLAAVGKEISNA; encoded by the coding sequence ATGACCTATCGCGAAGCGCTGCGCGAAACCCTGCGTGAAGAGATGCGACGCGACGACAATGTCTTTCTGATCGGTGAGGAGATCGGCGTCTTCGAAGGCTCCTACAAGATCACCGCCGGGCTGCTCAAGGAGTTCGGCGAGAAGCGGGTGCGCGACACTCCCATCGCCGAGGAAGGTTTCGTCGGCGCGGCGATCGGTGCCGCGATGCTCGGATTGCGCCCGGTCGTGGAGATCATGACGATCAACTTCTCGCTGCTGGCACTGGACCAGATCGTCAACCACGCCGCGAAGATCTACGGCATGTTCGGCGGGCAGACCAGCGTGCCCATGGTGATCCGGACTCCCGGTGGCGGCGGCCAGCAACTCGGGGCGACGCATTCGCAGAACATCGAGTTGTACTACGCCTTCGTACCCGGTCTGAAGGTCGTGGCACCGAGCACTCCCGCCGATGCGCGGGCCTTGCTCCAGGCGGCGATCGAGGACGACGACCCGGTGTTGTTCCTGGAGAACCTGTCGCTGTACAACACCAAAGGTGAAGTGCCCGAGGATCTTCCGCCCATCCAGATCGGCAAAGCCGCGGTCACCCGCACGGGCACCGATATCACGCTGATCGGCTACTCCCGCATGGCCACTGTCGCCAGTGAGGTTGCTGAACGCTGTGCCGGCGAGGGTATTTCGGTCGAGGTGATCGACTTGCGCAGCCTGCGCCCCTTGGATCGCGACACCATCGTGGCCTCCGTCCGCAAGACCGGGTGCGCGGTCATCGGCGAGGACGACTGGCTCACCTACGGCATCGGGGCGGAAATCGCGGCATCGATCTCCGATGGCGCTTTCGACTATCTCGACGCCCCCGTTCGCCGCGTCGCGATGGCGGAGGTTCCGCTGCCGTATGCCAAGCCACTGGAGAAGCTGGCGTTGCCGTCCGCGGAATCGCTCTACACCGCGGTGAAGGAAACTCTCGCCGCCGTCGGTAAGGAAATCAGCAATGCCTGA